A region of Homo sapiens chromosome 17, GRCh38.p14 Primary Assembly DNA encodes the following proteins:
- the RETREG3 gene encoding reticulophagy regulator 3 isoform X1 — MIIVCIDQWKNKIWPEIKVPRPDALDNESWGFVHPRLLSVPELCHHVAEVWVSGTIFIRNVLLFKKQNPGKFCLLSCGILTFLAVLGRYVPGLLLSYLMLVTVMMWPLAVYHRLWDRAYVRLKPALQRLDFSVRGYMMSKQRERQLRRRALHPERAMDNHSDSEEELAAFCPQLDDSTVARELAITDSEHSDAEVSCTDNGTFNLSRGQTPLTEGSEDLDGHSDPEESFARDLPDFPSINMDPAGLDDEDDTSIGMPSLMYRSPPGAEEPQAPPASRDEAALPELLLGALPVGSNLTSNLASLVSQGMIQLALSGASQPGPSGAPAQRATRGFLRSPSSDLDTDAEGDDFELLDQSELSQLDPASSRSH; from the exons ATGATCATTGTGTGTATTGATCAATGGAAGAACAAAATCTGGCCTGAAATAAAAG TGCCAAGACCCGACGCATTAGACAATGAGAG CTGGGGCTTTGTGCACCCTCGGTTGCTCAGCGTGCCCGAGCTCTGCCACCATGTAGCTGAAGTCTGGGTTAGTGGGACCATTTTCATAAGGaatgttttgcttttcaaaaagcaaaacccaGGCAAG TTCTGCTTGCTGAGCTGTGGGATACTGACCTTTTTGGCTGTCTTGGGCCGCTACGTCCCTGGGCTTCTGCTGTCCTACTTGATGC TTGTCACTGTCATGATGTGGCCCCTTGCTGTGTACCACCGACTGTGGGATCGAGCATATGTGCGGCTGAAGCCAGCTCTGCAGCGGCTAGACTTCAGTGTCCGTGGCTACATGATGTccaagcagagagagagacaat TACGCCGCAGAGCTCTCCACCCAGAACGAGCCATGGACAACCACAGTGACAGCGAAGAGGAGCTTGCTGCCTTCTGTCCTCAG CTGGACGATTCTACTGTTGCCAGGGAATTGGCCATCACAGACTCTGAGCACTCAGACGCTGAAGTCTCCTGTACAGACAATGGCACATTCAATCTTTCAAGGGGCCAAACACCTCTAACGGAAGGCTCTGAAG ACCTAGATGGTCACAGTGATCCAGAGGAATCCTTTGCCAGAGACCTTCCAGACTTCCCTTCCATTAATATGGATCCTGCTGGCCTGGATGATGAGGACGACACTAGCATTGGCATGCCCAGCTTGATGTACCGTTCTCCGCCAGGGGCTGAGGagccccaggccccacctgcCAGCCGGGACGAGGCTGCGCTGCCGGAGCTCCTGCTTGGTGCTCTTCCTGTAGGATCCAACCTCACCAGCAACCTTGCCAGCCTGGTCTCCCAGGGTATGATTCAGCTGGCCTTGTCAGGGGCCTCCCAACCAGGCCCTTCTGGAGCACCTGCCCAGAGAGCAACGAGAGGCTTCCTCCGGTCCCCCAGTTCAGACCTGGACACTGATGCTGAGGGGGATGACTTTGAACTTCTGGACCAGTCGGAGCTGAGTCAGCTGGACCCTGCCAGTTCTAGGAGCCACTGA